DNA sequence from the Tissierella sp. MB52-C2 genome:
CTTCTATTGTTTCTTCATTAGCTACAAATCCTATTCTACTCATCCCAGTATCAATCTTAATGTGAATAATAGCTCTCTTTCCTAATTCTACTGCTTTATTAGATAGTTTCTCAGCATCTTCATAATTATATATGGTTGATATTAAATCATATTTTAATACATCTTCATGTTGATTAGGTGGTATATAACCTAATATTAAAATAGTATCTTCTATATTCGCTTTTCGTAATTCTATGGCTTCTCCTAAAATAGCAACAGCCAGCCTATCAACACCATTATCCAATAATGTTCTTGCCATATCTATAGACCCGTGTCCATAAGCATTTGCTTTTACTACAGCAGTGACTAATGCATCTTCCTTTATGTGTTTTCGCACTTCCATGATATTATGGGCTAAATTATCTAGATTAATCTCTGCCCACACTGGTCTTACTTCATCTAAGGTATACATTTCATAGTCCCCCTTATATAATACTCATTAGTTTTTAATAAATTTAAAATCTTCATAAGTAATTTCCATCTGTAGCAAACCATTGTGATCTAATACATTTAATTTATAAGGAACAAAATCCTTCTTTCTTACCCAAATCTTAACTAAATCCCTATATCTATTTTTTTCATCTATATTGAGTTCAAAAACTATATGCTCCTTTCCATCTATTTCTTCTCCAGATATATTTATTATATTTCCTAAGTTTTTTAAAAAATCTCCCACAAGTATTTGATTATTTAAAGATTTTATTGCTGTTAGTGATATGGATTGATTAATAGATGGATGCTCTACAAAAATCTTACCATCAGTATTTAATATTACTATACCTTCGCTTTCCTCAGGGCTTAAAATCTCTAATCTATAGTCGTTAGATTTATTATAGGTTTCTTCAATTGTATATTCTGATATAGCATCGCCGGAAATGATTTTTATATTAGTCCTACATTTATATCCAATATAGTCTTCATAGGTTTTTTCTATCTTTGATAATAACTTTTTATCTTTATTGGATGCATCTTTACTATTGTTAAAATTGCATCCTGTAAGTAAGATCATAATAAGTAATATAAATACAAAAAACCTTTTCAATATTACACCAACCTTTACCCTAAGATTTTTTTAATACTATAGGGAATACTTTCCAAAATATCTGTAGCCATGACTCCATATTCACCTTTCTCATAACTTGCTAAGTCTCCAGCTAACCCATGGCAAAATACACCTAATTTTGCTGCATCCTCTGGTTTTATTCCTTGCCCGATGAAAGAAGCTATAATTCCTGTAAGTATATCCCCAGATCCTGCTGTAGCCATTCCTGGGTTTCCAGTTTCATTGATATATATATCACCTGTAGGCAATGCAACAATTGTATTGAATCCTTTAAGAACTACTATTATATTATATTTGCTAGATATATATTTAGAATAATAAATTCTATTTTCTTGAACCTCCCTTGTACTTTTACTTAGTAGTCTGGCTAATTCCTTAGGGTGAGGTGTAATAATAATTGGACTTATGTGATTATTGAGAATATTTAAGTCAAATGAGATGGAATTTATTCCGTCTGCATCAATCACTATAGGATTAGGATAAGTCTTTAAGATTTTCTCGATTATATGCATTTTCTCCTTATCTACTCCAATTCCCGGTCCAATAGCTATTGCATCCATTTCTTCTATTTCATTTAAGATATCATCTAGTGAATCTTTAGATAAATATCCATTATTGTCTCTAACTGGTTTTATTATTGCCTCTGTCAATTTTATACTCATTATAGTTTCTATAGCTTGGGGTATAATTGTATATACAAGTCCAGACCCTGTCCTAAGGGCAGACTGTGATGCTAAGTAGGCAGCTCCTGTCATTCCTTTACTTCCTGCTATTATACCTACTTTTCCATAGGTTCCTTTATGACTTTCCTTTTTTCTTTTAGGCAATAATCTTTTAATGGAATCATCTATATTTATATTAGGATAATGTGAATATGCCACTACAAAGGCTATGGCATATTCTTCCTCATGGGAAATGGATAAACCCATATTATCTATTCCTAGTTCATCCATTCTTAACTTCCCATTTCCAACTAAATTTATATAGGGCTTACCTCTCTCATCATGTAATATTTCTATATCTTTCCATCCTACAGTAGATATGCCAGTGCCTAGGGCTTTACTTGCAGCTTCCTTAGCAGCAAATATACCACCTATTGTTGTAGCTTTATCTCCGCCTTTAGAAATATACTTTTTTTCATTTTCTGTAAATATTTTATTATAAAAGGAATCTTTTTTCTCTATTAATATTTTATTTATTCTATTTATATTTACAATATCTGCACCTGTAAATAATTTGTCTCTATCTCTCATATTATTTAAATCTCTCTTTATCAATTTTATCTATTTCTTCAGAGCCTAAGAGTCCATGTAAAAAGGTATAAGTCTCATTTATCCACTCTTCATAATCATGTTTTTTATCTATTAATCCCTTTAATCTTTCTCTCAAGACTTCTATTTCGTCATTAGCTTCTTTTACAAAT
Encoded proteins:
- a CDS encoding NAD(P)H-hydrate dehydratase, translated to MRDRDKLFTGADIVNINRINKILIEKKDSFYNKIFTENEKKYISKGGDKATTIGGIFAAKEAASKALGTGISTVGWKDIEILHDERGKPYINLVGNGKLRMDELGIDNMGLSISHEEEYAIAFVVAYSHYPNINIDDSIKRLLPKRKKESHKGTYGKVGIIAGSKGMTGAAYLASQSALRTGSGLVYTIIPQAIETIMSIKLTEAIIKPVRDNNGYLSKDSLDDILNEIEEMDAIAIGPGIGVDKEKMHIIEKILKTYPNPIVIDADGINSISFDLNILNNHISPIIITPHPKELARLLSKSTREVQENRIYYSKYISSKYNIIVVLKGFNTIVALPTGDIYINETGNPGMATAGSGDILTGIIASFIGQGIKPEDAAKLGVFCHGLAGDLASYEKGEYGVMATDILESIPYSIKKILG